The genomic interval tatttaactCTTGGAGGACTTTTAAGTtgcctcttttttaaaattgttttaaatgagtagagagcgttcacaGCAGCAGACGGCCGCCTGGAGAAGAAGTGCAGAGTCTTTTTTACAACTACGCCTTTTTTGTTCGGCCTCTCCGAGCCCTCgagttgaaaatatttcaacttttcagaaagatcGAGAGATATAAacgatctaaaaaaaaaaacatgcagtaaaaagtaacggagtggtgtcggtcatacagtggCCGTTGTccacagactgttgtcatagagacaagacGGACGTGCAGCGTTGCTCTACTCAGCAATCAAACGCTTCATGAAAGAACTCCAGAGAGCACAGTCAACGCTTTACTGTCCGGATGAATCGACTGCACGAGCCTCAGACTGCAGATTTACTCTGGATGAtttctgtttcttgtctttgcagcCAGTGGTGAAACTACAGAACAACCGAGGAAACAACAAATACTCTTACACCAGGTACGACACACAGCGTTGGTTctttgagtttttcaggagcttTCTTAGAGTGTGAAAGTCGTGATCCTGTCATGATAAACGTTCAGGGTCTCGTGTTTTCCTGTGACTTTAACTttcttagtaaaaaaaaacgaaaagcGCTCTTTAATCTCCTCAGTTTGTAATCACTTACCCCGTTGTCTCTCTGTGACCAGCAACTCTGACGACAACCTGCTGAAGAACATCGAACTCTTTGACAAGCTGGTGCTGCGGTTTAACGGCCGCGTCCTGTTTGTGAAAGACGTGCTGGGCGACGAGATCTGCTGCTGGTCTTTCTACGGCGAGGGCCGCAAGATCGCTGAAGTGTGCTGCACCTCCATCGTCTACGCCACCGAGAAGAAGCAGACCAAAGTAAGGATGAGGACGTTAAAGCCCTGAATGCTAAGATGTTAAGAAGTGTGTTTCTTTGGTTTCTGCTCGGGAGTTtagcacaaacagaaaacagaacagcaGCCTGCTGCTGTCGGGAGGTTACCAAATGTGCACACCAGCAACCCTAACAGATGTTAAGAAACACACATCTGGACtcttttaacatttacagtcgTTGTGCTGGAAAACATTGTGTAACCTTTTGATTTTTACTGTTAGGTCATTCACCTTCAGCACATTTTATTCCATCGTCCAGTCGTCTCCTGagggttgtcacgataccagaatttAAAACCTCACTGTGACAATAGTAAAAATCTGAACTACTagaaggctgtagtcctccaagcgggcagcccaggttcaaatcccacctgtgaggcctttcccgcatgtcattcccatctctctcactccctgatttccaactctatccgctgtcctatctagcccaaaaataaatcttaaaaaaaaaaaaaatagaacaataTCGAGACCAGTttcaataccatggcaacaaaaatcaAAGTCATACACACCCAATATTGGgaaatttctttttttcctttatttaaagaagGAGGCGAACTCCTGCAAACTGTCAGTAACGAAATGTTGCTGAGGTATTTCTGCAATTTTTGAAGGATTAATTTCTCTCCTACACACCGGTGTTATGAAAAAGATGTGGAAGCGTTGGTATGTTTTGATCCTATCATTATAACAGAGATATCATTTTGAAACATGTGGAATCATGAAGTATTGAAAATAATGACAACcgtctctgtgctcgtcttcgGCTGACGACGTCACAGTCTGATCAAAAACACAGCTCGACACATTCAGCCTCAGGATTACTAACAGAGACCAGCAAACTATTGCAACATGTTCTCAAAGACGGAGAGTGGATTtcatgtaaaacatttgaacttaaactttaaaatgaataaatcatcgtctttgttttcaggttgAATTTCCTGAAGCTCGAATCTTTGAAGAAACCCTCAACATCCTCATCTACGAGAACAACAGAGGATCCGGTCCCGGCGGCCTTCACCTCCTAGACTCAAGAGGCCCCGGGTCGTCCCTGGGAGCCGGCCAATCGGAGGAGGAGGGCGCCGTGGGAGGCGACCGGCGAGTGAGGAGAATCCACGTGAGGAGGCACATAATGCACGATGAAAGAGGGCCCGGCCAGCAGACTGTTTATAAGGActaataatgtgaaaaaaacacgGGACATGGAGGAGCgtgttcacctgtgtgtgtgtgtgtgtgtgtgtgtgtgtgtgtgtgtgtgtgtgtgtgtgtgtgtgtgtgtgtgtgtgtgggtgtgtgtgtgtgtgtgtgtgttcatgttctcaGTGAATGATGTCCTCGATCATAGCAACGGCTCTGCACGCGCTTCTGTTCTGCACAGACGTGAGAGCTGATGACTGATTTGTAACTGAAGTGGgcgagatacagagagagagagaagcttctGTTTACAAGAAGGAAGTGTAGATAATAAATTAGGATGTGTGTACGATCACCTGGGAGGTGAAACTGGAGGAGGTATTACTTTACAAAGGTGAAGGAACTTCCTGCGGGTCGCTGATCCGGCCTCAGAAAACTCCCACCCGATTGGTTGGATTTCTCCCCGGAGCAGGCGGCCCCACTGTTAGTGTAGGTGTTTGATGATATGCACTGGCGACCTCCTCCGCGTTTGACTTGAAGGAAAAAGACGGCGTTAAACACCCGCAGCCTTTTCCTCCCGTCGCACCGCGGTCGGTCGGGTTTAGTTAGAAAACGTAAACACTGGAATCGAAGTGCGGAGGCGTGTTTAGGGATGAGTGAGATTGTTGAGCAGcttaattttctttatttaaattattactGCTGTTGCttcaagatgtgtttttttttttttattattaattaatttatgaACCTAATTTATTGTCGGTATTTAATGTATTGTTTGCGATCTCTGTGCGACGCGGCCCCCTTGCGTGCGTTTTTTAATCCTCTGAACGATACGATGCACTCGAGAGCACACGTCACATTTTTGACTCTGGACCCGGAGACGGTgaactttcatgtttttttggtttaatgttTCAACAGGACACCGTGACCATTTCTTTGGtattgcatctttttttattctgagcCATTATCTTCTCGTCACGTCTGATACCTAAAACCCCGACGTCCCCTCGCCATGTTTTGGTCCGTGAAGTGATGATGGCGGCGGCGGCGTTTCAAACTGGGCGGTGTTTGTTTTACCCTCAGGGAGAGGACAAGTTTGTCCTGTCTGTTATTCACCAGTGTCTTGTGTAAATCTAATCACTCTCAATGAGGTCAATGTGTCTCTCACCTCGTTAGTAAAGTCACCTTTATATGCACTAACTGAACATCCGTCCTGTCGTGGTCATGGGAATATTCTGAATAAATCACTTGTGCAATCCATCATCGACTCCTGCTCTCGTTTGTCTGCTCGTTCAgaaagtttaataaagaaatgaaatgtcgACACAGGAAAGTGTGAATGGTTATATCGttattttctcgtcttctgactactcaaagcgcttttataccgcaggtcacacctacacattcacacactgatggtagaggctgcagacGAAGAAgcgggagaaacttggggttaagtgtcttgcccaaggacacatcggagaAGTCgctgcaggagatggggatcgaacccccgaccttccggttgagagacgaccgactccaccaactgatcCAGAGCTGCTGACTTCATGATAACTTTTTAATGTGCTTACCTGAACTCCCACAAAACATTTAAGTTATTCACACCACTCATAGGAGGACAATGTGTCTcgagaaagttttttttaattgggccaaaaaaatatccaaacgCCCTGAGTgtaggatgagtcatcagacatttgtaacatttcacaggaagagagaaaacgGCTATTtagatgtgaaaaaaatactttattgaaatatatattGGCTTTTGACCACATTTAATTGGTagttattgtgttgtttttctgtgttctttTCTTATTACTTCTGTGAAAGGTGCTATACCAAATAAATATCATTatagttattattatatttggcagataaatgaaaaacatttaacacaagaACACTGGATTAAAACCGGGAGAAAAATAATTTCATGTCATGGAGACTTTAAACAAAATGCATGGTTGTATGTCggcttagggcttccgtagatAATCTTAGAAATGTATGAATTAGTTAAAGTCATGATGGAGAGTTTAATCTAAAGAAATGCTTGTGACGTCATAACTAATTATTTCTCTATGAACATCGGCGCATGTATAATTAACTCTTCATTAATTAATCATTATTAATTAGTTTTATatgcagaaaaatacaaaccgcaaaacatttcagattcGTTTTTGAAAGGGCTTGACGCTGATCTGACGTCACTTCCTGGTTCGTCCGCGGAGAGCAGATTTAAGGTACTGTAGAGACAGGTTGTTCTTTAAGaagtgatgtttgtgtttaatgtttatatCAGTCTTTATGTGCACCGTTTGAGTGAATGGTAACTGTTGCTAACTTTGACCTGTACACAGGTGTAAAATACAAACCCGACAGCATGTACCTGTGTAGAAACGCTCATTGAACACCTGTTTAACGTCGACACTTCAAATACTGCACTTTGTAAGTCACGTAGATAACCAAATACACACGAGACGCAGATTAGAAAGGGTGCCATCTTCACCATAACACCACGCTATAACCTTTCCCCTCTAGAAAGCATTGTTAAAACTAGCTTTACCTACAGGTGAGTGTCTTAGTGGATGTAGCAGCTGCCAGTGAGTGGATTTGATTTATCATAGTTTTAACCCTTTATTGTaatctgacacctagtggttaaagtgggtactgcagtccaaattcaaaacattggagagagctgtcttcccccgccccccctcctttcTATCAACTTGAGtggatgctcacgcaggtcaccatgtggtggacactgaagcttcagtgtttatccagctctgcatcgctctgtaaacctttctgtgttctaacctctctccatttttcaaaagcaattgaaatattgatcctagtttgagcacgtttctgctcgtggagcttattagaaacatgtagaggctttttaggtcgggtacaatcacttctatctgaaccacttctctcgcccgcttccatcgctgcaacacctgttgacctgataactgctctcatatctggcaaaccgagggccGTCCAGAACCTCCTAACTTCTccggtccaaacaaatccagagcattcaggatcagaatctaaagttagaaggaggacatactggctgctgcattgttgtcagagaagccagcacttcaacacagcatgtttccttaagaCTTAAGACTCCCTGCCTCTTAACACGCTTTGATGTCATCTTTGCATGTCTCATTCCAGCACACTGACCTTAAGGATTCTGAAGAAGCGATACCTGGCACACACGAGATGTGACTCGTTAACGTCAGACGCCAAATTGTTCATGAAGCAGGTGGTCAGAGAGGAGCTGGTGAAAATGCAGGTGTCTGAATCCTTCCTGTACTGATCATACTGTACGGAGTGGTGATTTCTGTCatactcattttttttattctttttcttgCAAGGACGATAATGAAAAAGAGTTGGAGACCGGGAAGCGGCAAAAGAAGcggaaaagagaaaaggagagcgATGAGGAGATGAACGGAACAAAAGATGAAGCTGAGTCCAGGTCGAAGAAATCCCGTAGTCGGTTAAGCTCGTCAGCTGGTAAGTACAttatttttgatgtatttaGGAGCATGTCGATGAGCTAGTCTGCAGAATGTTCTTCTTTGTAAAATATCCTGAACAGTCAGTAACAGTCCGACTACAGCtgcaggaggttttttttgtttggttttttttgcagcaataACATGAAAGATTTGTCTTCTGTTAGTGATGACAGAGTCAGATGATAAAGAGAACCTCAAAGCTGaaagtgaagaggaagaggaagaacgTGCTGAATCTGGTTCTGAGGATGAGGAGCAATCTGTGAAGAAACCAGAAGGAAAGACAAACGGAAAGAGCGAACCTCCGACTGACAGTGAAGCGTCTTCAGATGAGGAAGTGATCGAGTCGGGACCAAAAGAACAGGAGAGCGAGGACGCTGACAGTCCAGACGAAACGgacaaaaagaaaccaaaagcTGCGAAGAACGATGAGACAGAAAGCGGCGATAAAAGTCGAGGGGCGAAAACCGCAcagagtgatgaagaggaggaatcCGACGCAGACGGCGAGTCAGAGAAGAGCGCCACAGCCGACGGGAACGCCTCCTCTGATGACGGCGAGAAAGGTGACTGCTTTCACTTTCAAACTTTCATTTCtcaatgtttcttcttttgatGATCAGTGTTTTAAGACGACGTTGtgtttgcagaagaaaaaactgcagtggaaaaaaaagattcagattCATCATCATCGCCCTCTTCtcctgaggaagaggagagtcCAGGAGATgatgaaaaagtaaataaaaagaagaatatcaaaaaaaagaagaatgtgatCGACTACTCTGATGACAGCGAGAAAGGTGAATGTGCAAACTTTCTTATCTCATGATGtcaatgtttcttcttttgatGATCAGTGTTTTAAGACGatgttgtgtttgcagaagaaaaaactgcagtggaaaagaaagacaaagatccAGGTTCAACATCATCATTGGCCTCTTctgacgaggaagaggaggctgcaggagacgatgatgaggaaaataaaaagaagaagactgtcaaaaaaaaggagagtgcCACTCATCAGAGGGTGAGCCCAGGAGTGATTCAAATCAGAAGAGTCAAGTTTTGTCAAACCTTAAACATCCACATGTTAGTTTTGTTTAAGGTCACATGG from Labrus mixtus chromosome 20, fLabMix1.1, whole genome shotgun sequence carries:
- the kctd13 gene encoding BTB/POZ domain-containing adapter for CUL3-mediated RhoA degradation protein 1 isoform X2; this translates as MSAEASVGSHAADSAQPDVSQPAFHDSDPLRNRGLLGSKYVKLNVGGSLHYTTVQTLSKEDSLLQSICNGSTEVTIDSEGWVVLDRSGRHFGLVLNFLRDGSVPLPEDHRELDEVLKEAQYYRVQGLVQHCLSAMQKDVFESVCRIPMITSAKEEQKMIATCRKPVVKLQNNRGNNKYSYTSNSDDNLLKNIELFDKLVLRFNGRVLFVKDVLGDEICCWSFYGEGRKIAEVCCTSIVYATEKKQTKVEFPEARIFEETLNILIYENNRGSGPGGLHLLDSRGPGSSLGAGQSEEEGAVGGDRRVRRIHVRRHIMHDERGPGQQTVYKD
- the kctd13 gene encoding BTB/POZ domain-containing adapter for CUL3-mediated RhoA degradation protein 1 isoform X1; amino-acid sequence: MSAEASVGSHAADSAQPDVSQPAFHDSDPLRNRGLLGSKYVKLNVGGSLHYTTVQTLSKEDSLLQSICNGSTEVTIDSEGWVVLDRSGRHFGLVLNFLRDGSVPLPEDHRELDEVLKEAQYYRVQGLVQHCLSAMQKQKDVFESVCRIPMITSAKEEQKMIATCRKPVVKLQNNRGNNKYSYTSNSDDNLLKNIELFDKLVLRFNGRVLFVKDVLGDEICCWSFYGEGRKIAEVCCTSIVYATEKKQTKVEFPEARIFEETLNILIYENNRGSGPGGLHLLDSRGPGSSLGAGQSEEEGAVGGDRRVRRIHVRRHIMHDERGPGQQTVYKD
- the hirip3 gene encoding HIRA-interacting protein 3, whose translation is MSHSSTLTLRILKKRYLAHTRCDSLTSDAKLFMKQVVREELVKMQDDNEKELETGKRQKKRKREKESDEEMNGTKDEAESRSKKSRSRLSSSAVMTESDDKENLKAESEEEEEERAESGSEDEEQSVKKPEGKTNGKSEPPTDSEASSDEEVIESGPKEQESEDADSPDETDKKKPKAAKNDETESGDKSRGAKTAQSDEEEESDADGESEKSATADGNASSDDGEKEKTAVEKKDSDSSSSPSSPEEEESPGDDEKVNKKKNIKKKKNVIDYSDDSEKEEKTAVEKKDKDPGSTSSLASSDEEEEAAGDDDEENKKKKTVKKKESATHQRDDDKALSRLKRYITLCGVHRNYKKLLGGCSSASARKAALKKELEELGVHGTPSIKKCKKARMEREQAQELAELDTSNIITTNGRPTRRAALAWQKQRSPPSTVHVRSLNSGSDSEQENGVLRGSRRATDWDNLKGIISDDGDSC